The Carassius auratus strain Wakin unplaced genomic scaffold, ASM336829v1 scaf_tig00019573, whole genome shotgun sequence nucleotide sequence TTGAGAGATGGAGGAATATCTGTGGTGTTTTTTAAAGGCTATAACACATGTAGGAGTGGCTCTGTGCATGATATGACTGGTTCACTAACTGGTTTTTCTGGTCAAGAGTCGGCTTGCCATTAGAAATGATTAATCGTGTATTTCCATTCTTGAGCGTGGAAAGGTTTTGCAAAAGTGTGATCATGTTAAAAATAAGGACATTTAAAGGTGACGGTCTTAGATGGCTTATTATTGTAACCTACATACAAAACCATACAAAATGCATAAACATTAACTTAAGTAATATaaaaaaggtaatgttttctttcagatagttgccaaggcaaggctaaaataactatttattgcataaaaaattaaaaaaaaaatgtggctcAGTATCTCGATGCTATCTCGACTCTGTTTGTCCAAACAATGTTAGACTGGGGAATGTCAGAAAACTAGGATTGtccttattttgtttttgtccaaTTGTTGCTGCTAGTggcttttaaaatgaaaagtctAAACAGAACACCAGGAAGCTTTTGTGTCAAAGAAGCACAGTATTATTGGTAATTAACCCTTACTCTCTCAATTACTGTCCTTATGTTTCCCTCTCCACTCTTTTCTGTAGGACTGGGCTGTTTTGCCTTCCAGACGTTGTTGGAAAATCTGAATCCGAGAGCCTCGTATTGAGAGCGGACTGTGAAGTCTCGAGGGAAGAGGTTTCCTCTGAACCCGTCAGTCAGCCGATAGAGCGACCAAAAGATGAGAACACGGAGCCTGAGGTGGGACATCCCGTCCCGGTACCCATCCCGGTGCAGCCGGGTCAGCCCTCGTACCCGCCGTACTTCGAAGGCGCCCCGTTTCCTCAGCCCATGTGGGTCCGGCACACTTACAACCAATGGGTACCACAACCACCACCTCGTCCAGTCAAGAGGAAGAAGAGACGAAGTCGAGAACCTGGACGGATGACCATGAGCACAATCCGACTGAGACCTCGGCAGGTGCTGTGCGAGAAATGCAAAAACACACTCAACAGTGACGAGGAGAGCAAAGATGGACCAACGGAGGCCAAGACGTCCAGGAAGGAGAACGCTCCTCAATCTGAAGAGGACACTAAATCAACCCCAGCCAAGAGGAAGGAGGACGGAGACAACAAAGAGTCAAAGAGACGAGAGGAATCAGCGATCTATGACAGCAAACGCTCCCGGAAGGACAAGAAGGATGATGAGAAGTTTCCCGGAGGGAGCATCATTCCCCATAGCCCCGTGATTAAGATCTCTTATAGCACTCCACAAGGCAAAGGTGAGGTGATAAAGATCCCCTCGAGGGTTCACGGTTCTGTCAAACCCTTCTGTCCGAAGCAGCTTCTGCAGAACGGCCACAGAGAGCACAACGCTTCCGAGGAATCCCAAAAAGTCGTGCAACCTCCTGTAGACTCCATCCGAACGGGTCTTACCATTTCCATTCCCAAACTCAAGCTCCCAAGGTTGAGTAATCCTGACGCCCCTTCGCCCAAGATACGCTTGAGATCCCGGGCTGACGGAGCGGAGCAGGTGTCCGTGTACGAGGCAGAACTGGTGGATGGCGTTCGGAGGAAAAGTCCTAGAGTTCCCAACTCTCAGTCGGAAGATGGTGTGGAGAAGAGTTCGCTTGAGCTTTGGTCGGGAGAGGAAGTGGAACGACACGGAGACTTGACTTTACTCATCAACTTCCGGAAGAGGAAAGCGGACTCCTCGAGCCTCTCCGTGTGCAGCAGTGACAGTCTCGACGAGTCCAAGTCGTTCAGCTCCGACGGAACGTCGCCGGAAATCTGTGATCTCGCTCCAGGCGACGATATCGCAGTCTCGTCTTCCTCTCAAGGGGAAAGTAAGACTGTTCCGCCTCTAACTGTACGACTGCACACTCGCAGCATGACTAAATGGGTGACAGAGGAAGGTCATGCCGTGACAGTGGGTGATGTTGTTTGGGGAAAGATCCACGGATTTCCTTGGTGGCCTGCGCGGATACTCAGTATTAGCGGCGCTCGTAGAGAAGAAGGTGAGGTCGATGCTCCGTGGCCTGAAGCTAAAGTCTCCTGGTTCGGTTCTCCCACCACCTCCCAACTCTCAGTTGCCAAACTCTCACCGTTCCGCGAATTCTTCAGGTCACGCTTTAACCGGAAGAAGAAAGGGATGTACCGCCGTGCCATTATGGAGGCCGCCAAGGCGGTGGGACACATGGGTGCCGAAATCACATCTCTACTGGCTCACTGCGAGACTTAGGTGAGTCTCTTGTCTTTCCTTGCGTCTAATGACAAGCAAAGCATGCTTCAGTTTTGAGTGAACTCGACTCATGCGCTATAGAAAGTTTGATCTTTTCCCAGTTTCTCTCTTGAAGTGATGAGTGATAAAATATctttgcactttttaaaaacagaGTTGCATGAGTCTCTGAGAAGCTTCACCCAAGCGCTTGCATTGGGGaacttttgttgttgtgtttctgGTCGTTTGTTGTTGTTCCATTCTATTAATTTTTTGCCTGTAAAAAAAGGTCTGAGGccagtgttgccaccttgtggacagAAAATtgcttgcaataaaaaaaatgttttgctttatttgtaGGGCTGCGCAATTTAGCCCAAAGTTTTGTGATTCTTtataaatactttataaatattattagtacTACTAATGGCGCATTCCATGAACAtgaatttattgaattaaaaatattaaaccaataaacatttattttgactgAAACTCTAAACcgcttatatacatttatttattcaaccgAGCGAGGAGAGCATTTATTTTCCtacttctgtgaaacacaaaagtaaaTGTTCTGGTGTGTTGATGCTGCTCTTTTTGCTGTCTTAAGTACTTTTAGATAATTTCAATACTGATTTGATCAGGGCTTTCCCAATCTTCTATAGATGTGTGATAAAGAGCAGCACGAACATCCttctaaacatctccttttgtgttccacagaggaatGTGATTCAGGTTTGGAACGCATGGGTGCATCTCTTGTGTTTTTAGGTGTGCGTTTTCTTTACATTTCATTGTCTCCAAAGGTTATTGAGAAAAGTAGGCTTGATGTGTTTAGTTGAGAATAGAAACATCTTTAACTTCCCAGTTGGTTCCCATGGCCTCAGTCTCTTTGGAGATTGCTAGGTCACCTCATGTTTATTGAGGATCAGATGCTGTCTTGGTTCAATATTGGCTAAAGTGCACAAGCCGCTCCCACTGCCAGTGTTTGCACTCCTGAATTTCCATCCAGCCATATTTAGTCTCATCTAGACTGTGCTTTGCATGACAACATATCTGCAGATTCAAATTTCAGTACATTGTTATGcagcatttgtgcatttttatgcatgcattaataTGAATCATTCATGGTTGTTTATACATGCATTTTGATGcataatttgtgcatttttatgcatgcatttttatatgcattttaatgcatgcatttgtcatttgtgcatttttaaatgcatgcattattatgaatttgtatgcattatttatgcttatgcatgcattttgatgcatgtattttttttgcacCACCATTTACAAAGAATACATTGCAAGCGGTTGCAAGCATATATGAACATAGTTCATGCAATTACTAGGTTAATGAATATTCAGATACTGAATACTGTACTTGCCATTCATGCATCTGCTTGTTTTCTCTCTGCAGATCACGAGGATGGTAGTGGACTGGCTGTCATTCAGGGTTTTGCAGGTGCTCCCAGGACGTGGTGATCTCCCCGGACGGAGAGCGCCTTCATCTGCCACGGATATCATGAGGGAAGGTGCTTTATTTCCCTCCACACGTGGCTGTTGGATGCGATGCGTGGACTGTGTTCGAGGGCCACGAGGAGAATGTGGGAACCTCCGAGCGAACAATTCCCATTTGTTTCTCCatcttatgtttgtttttttaggacGTACATGATATTAGAACAAGTAGCTTGACACTAAATCCGAATGTATTTattcacaaaaagaaaacactcGACCGGTGACTGGCCTCCTGTAAGATCACACTGCTGCTGTTTCTCATAAATCTTACGTCTGTTTAGGATCTGACTGAACGGACTGACAAATATccatattataaaacaaaacgaTGAGTCTTAGTGTGTCCGTTTCTTCAGATGATGAAAATGTGAAATTCCTTTTAGCATCATGTAGGTCTTACATCATGCAGTATGTCAGTTTGTCTCTGTCCTCTCCAAGTAATATATCTCTCTCTCGTTTGTCTCTTTTTCACTCTGATTGTGatgttttgctttaattatttaatgtgtcATGATGAGAGAAGCACTTTATCCGTACCTTGGTGGCCTGCTGTGAACACGAACCCCAGTTTGCAGACTCTCGGAGGAGCCAACCCATCGCTTTTGAAGGGATTTATCATTTTTGTGATGGAGATTTCGATTAAAGCACGCTTTCAGGAAGTTGTGTACACTGTATTCTCACGTTACGCCCGGTTTACGTTGCTTTCCTCCTTCTGAAATGTTCCACTGGAGATCTGGAGAGACGTGTGTGTTATTAAAGCGTGCTGGTGATCGTGTGTTTGCTGAGACCTGCGGGACTCGAGCGTTTCTAGGTCGCAGGTTTGGTGTGTTTTTCCAGCTGGACTTTCTGCAAGCGTCGAGCACTTTATATCCGCCGCTGCTCGACATGCTGGAGTTTTTTTAATGTGctgtaaatagaataaaatataaaagcaatgtCCTTTCTTGCAGTGTTTACTTTGCACGTGTGGTTTAGTTTCCAGACAGCGGGAGGTAAATGAGACGCATCCTACTCCACTTTAGAGTTTCATACGGCCCTTTAAACATTCGACTGACTGCATTCAAGCTTTCATTTCACTGTTAGACTGACCAGATGAAAAGCTGATTTGAAGATGAGTATGTTTCCGCTTATTAAGATGTTGGCAATGATTGTGTTGTGAAAGACTGCTCTTCTGTGTGTAATCAAACCTGCTGGAAATAGTCTTGACCTGTGTTTACACTtatgctctacacacacacagacacacacacacacacacagacacacacagacagagagacacacacatacacacgacaACTAAACTGAAGGAATGCTTTTAGAGATTTTAAACTCAAATCTAATCTCAAATATTGTTATACATTATCATTCCaatgtttgtggtcagtaagatttttgaaagcgtctcttctgctcaccaggacTGCTTTTATTTGACCAcaccaataataaaaattatgaaaaattattacaatttaaagtggatgttttctgtgtgaatctgtgttaaagtgtcatttatttctgagatgctccgctgtattttcagcatcatgcattttatttttcaggattcacagatgaatagaaagtttatttgaaacagaaatcttttgtcacgaatgtctttacagtcacttttgatcaatttaatgcacccctgataaataaaagcatttatttcttttgtacaaaatcttactgacctcaaacgtattattatttttattttggaccGTTGTTCTCTTGATGTGCATCATTTCAGATCCAGTTATCACAGACGAAAGGCAATATCACGAGATAACTGTCTTAATGAAGTATTATTACACACAAAAACTCTTCATATAGTTCTTTCTCTTCTTCATACATTGTCTCTTTCATAGCACCACTtgtcattttaaagaaattaagaatatttaattataaaacattttttattttaaagtaactcCACTGTTATGATACTATGATTTTTGTGTAGTTTTCTAAGAGTACACGTATAATTTTACACGTTTTATGTTGGCGTCACTCACTTTCTAACTCTTCTGTTCATTGAAGACTGGATGTGTGAGGGAGTATTGACTTATTAACACATTCACTGCCACCTAACTGGCAGCTTTAGGGTCAATAGAGTTGTGTATTTGTGTAGCATGTGAAGTGCCGTCTGATCTGTAGTTCTGGTGAAGTTCTTCAGACCACAGAAACTCATTCTGACTCATCATCATTCAGTCTCTGTCAGGAAGGAAGCTGCTGAGTTTATGCTGTAATTTCCTGCACGCGTGACTAAACACATACATGTCAGACTGTAGAAATATCCATATCTCagcaaaagataaaaagaaattgTCAAAGAAATTGATATTggacttattttcttttttgcattgagGCATTTTATAACACTCAAATGTTCATTGatacaatgacaaaaatattcTCATTACATTGATGCAGAGAAAAACTAGGATCTAAAGAATCGGggccatagtgtgtgtgtgtgtgtgtgtgtgtgtgtgtgtgtgtgtgtatgagtgagtgtgtgtgtgtatgcgtgtgtgtagcacacattcccagagacgtgtataacaacaccttaagggttcccataagcaggatttattgttgtgccccccttcctcaaatatgatgatgaaataaacacctactataggggtgaaaaaataactttaatcaaataaaaaactaaatgaataaattgtattatttacaaatcacaattgtagctctcgacatttacctgtggctataactttattatgacttttaatttattttatagtctcaagcattcagaaatcatgcaaaaggaaactaagcagttttactatgataaaaccatgatttattttttgtaagggttgtgatatgcacgtttttagttgaagaaattataaagcctgtgtcatctatagcaaaaaggtgtccaaaaatgaaagatgaagtgaatatttgtatgaaaatgtttggtcagtatcctaaacaaggatttgatcgtcctgtaagtgtaacagcagcaatcacatggcatttgtaataacatgtacataaatagtttattttgtattcgcctacattatgtattgtaacagttttattattaaccaatcattattgcctcattatttttttatccaatgcattttaagccattttaaaggctattgatggcttagtctgtttttatagcaacaaaaaaatattaattataaaaatatattaatactttgtaaattattagagtttggggatcgcaaatcatttgaatcagttcgggagttcaaagcggaattcgcgaatcatttgagtcagttatggggatcgcgaatcatttgagtcagtttgggagttcaaagcggattcgcgaatcatttgagtcagtttaggagttcgtagcgggatcgcgaatcatttgagtcagtaatggggatcgcgaatcatttgaatcagtttgagagttcggagcggcttcgcggatcatttgagtcagttcgggagttcaaagtggattcgcgaatcatttgagtcagttcgggagttcaaagtgggttcgcgaatcatatgagtcagttcgggagttcaaagcgggtttgcgaatcatatgagtcagtttggggatcgtgaatcatttgaatcagttcgggagttcggagtgggatctcgaatcatttaagtaagttatggggatcgcgaatcatttgaatcaatttggggattgtgaatcatttgaatcagtttgggagttcgtagcgggatcgcgaatcatttgagtaagttatggggatcgcgaatcatttgaatcagttcgggagttcggggcggcttcgcggatcatttggatcagttcgggagttcaaagcgggttcgcgaatcatttgagttagtttggggatggcaaatcatttgaatcagttcgggagtttggagcgggatcacgaatcacgaaagattagAGCTGGTAAATTTTAAAATTGGCCATAACTTTTGATTTGTTGCTGCCAACTgtggtggcagcaggggtggcagaTCCGCCCCtgtgaacaatgcatggcaaaaaaaagtccctggacacaggattttatatatatatatatatatatatatatatatatatatatatatttgccataAGTCTGTAAAGtttgttacacctttactatagtgttaattttgacttatgtctggtCTAGAGATGTtccaatttttttataaacttttgataaaggttttcttttggaaatatgtttcaaattcatcctgaatgcatttatgactgtaaaacatatctgtgtgtgtcaaaattgtgattacAATCGAAATCACAAAATTTATCAAAGAGATcgctataggtttttttttttttttccatattgcaCAAACGTTTCAttcaataaaatacagttaacacTCTAgtttctgagtactaagttattaacccaaatatagcggggtcagttaatttttttgcagtgtgctgcgcaaacatgtgtgtgtgtggttgtgtgggccgcgagctgaaaaaggttgggaaccactgatctatgtaaggatgtttttgctcagtttgtcTTTTGGTTTCTCGTGCTAGATGTTGTTCTCCAAGAGCTGGTATGTTGTGAGATGATATCTGAACTCTGTAGATTTCTGCTAGAAGGATGTAAAACCACAAAGCCATATCTATTTTTATCTGACTTCTACCTCCTGTGTTTCACAGCTCGAGTCAGCGTGACCCCGTCCTGAACTCACTTTCAGCTCACATATGTAGATAATGACATCATGGATAAATTCGGATGACATTTATGACCCAGACATAAACATCTTGTGAAGTTGTAAGGATGTAAGtctctagtatatatatatatataattccagtTGCTTCTTATGCAGTTTTCCTCTGTTCTTCTGCTCACATCACATGCTGCATCAcatgcattcatttttcattattattaccatctgtaattgttataatttaatcattttgtctttttgtcaAATAGATTACCATTTTATCTGAAAGAATTTGACttcctggatatatatatattgtgtatttatttattcttttgtaaattgtgtgttgttgttgttttgtctgcaaaatttttatttattgcttttttcagttttatatttagttattttgatgCATCtagttaaagtaaatattttattagcaaATAGCTACATAAAAtaggtttgtttttaatattttattttattcaaattaatgttttttttggcaattttttttattattattatagttttacttAACTATATAACCCTACTATGAATAAGATATGAAGCTTATTTAAAATAGtagtttgaatttgtttttattttcatattttttatgcatatttttttaaagttttagttattttgtttgttgtgtttttgtcattttatttttgtttttttattatgtccacagatttgttttatttagttattttagttttttatatttttgttatttagtaCATcaagctaaagtaaaaaaaaaaaatctttagaaaaCTAGATGCAATttttagatagattttttttttgtagca carries:
- the LOC113076281 gene encoding PWWP domain-containing protein 2B-like → MEAVAEELQAGSRIPVTVEQIVNDTLVVTLTYRERSYTGILLDCSRKTGLFCLPDVVGKSESESLVLRADCEVSREEVSSEPVSQPIERPKDENTEPEVGHPVPVPIPVQPGQPSYPPYFEGAPFPQPMWVRHTYNQWVPQPPPRPVKRKKRRSREPGRMTMSTIRLRPRQVLCEKCKNTLNSDEESKDGPTEAKTSRKENAPQSEEDTKSTPAKRKEDGDNKESKRREESAIYDSKRSRKDKKDDEKFPGGSIIPHSPVIKISYSTPQGKGEVIKIPSRVHGSVKPFCPKQLLQNGHREHNASEESQKVVQPPVDSIRTGLTISIPKLKLPRLSNPDAPSPKIRLRSRADGAEQVSVYEAELVDGVRRKSPRVPNSQSEDGVEKSSLELWSGEEVERHGDLTLLINFRKRKADSSSLSVCSSDSLDESKSFSSDGTSPEICDLAPGDDIAVSSSSQGESKTVPPLTVRLHTRSMTKWVTEEGHAVTVGDVVWGKIHGFPWWPARILSISGARREEGEVDAPWPEAKVSWFGSPTTSQLSVAKLSPFREFFRSRFNRKKKGMYRRAIMEAAKAVGHMGAEITSLLAHCET